Proteins from one Daphnia pulicaria isolate SC F1-1A chromosome 3, SC_F0-13Bv2, whole genome shotgun sequence genomic window:
- the LOC124328678 gene encoding serine/threonine-protein kinase/endoribonuclease IRE1-like, translated as MPITITAMGLATKLSVPLSRTPIPPKPPPAPPKRGCHAGNRGTNERPSPNRPSSSPGSRHRAAPETTTSAPELRPGNLTFSQNTQRPASLPGLAPEHASRNTVRFEEKKENVLGSQGYGTVFIGTFKGKEVAVKVTVKVHSDDERNKEQKREMEEHLQLDHENVLKLMHVDDSLDKTYLKLELCAWTLYDYCVKKYEGPMPRDIIVLYQIANGLHYIHSRNLVHRDVKPTNILISMSTPVQIKLPDFGYVKKISPQGTFTQQSGLKGILNWMTPEILELMDDIITEYPHGEIQSDTFASGCVFFYFLTGGKHPFGSNSFRISMNILSNNPIEFNKHIQSKYFTCIASC; from the exons ATGCCCATCACTATCACGGCAATGGGATTAGCCACCAAGCTTTCGGTTCCATTATCCAG GACGCCCATACCACCGAAACCGCCGCCTGCTCCGCCAAAGCGTGGTTGTCATGCCGGGAACCGCGGTACCAACGAACGTCCCAGCCCAAATCGCCCCAGCTCCAGCCCTGGATCCAGACATCGAGCTGCGCCAGAGACAACAACGTCGGCCCCGGAACTACGGCCCGGCAACTTGACGTTCAGCCAGAACACACAGCGCCCCGCTTCGCTACCCGGCCTAGCGCCGGAACATGCGAGCCGCAAcacgg tgagatttgaagaaaaaaaagaaaacgtacTCGGCAGTCAAGGGTATGGAACCGTGTTCATAGGAACtttcaaaggaaaagaagtTGCTGTTAAAGTAACAGTGAAGGTGCATTCAGATgatgaaagaaacaaagaacagAAACGGGAAATGGAGGAACATCTCCAGTTGGATcacgaaaatgttttgaaacttATGCACGTCGATGACTCACTGGATAAAAC GTACCTTAAGCTCGAATTATGTGCCTGGACACTCTATGATTATTGCGTGAAGAAATACGAGGGACCCATGCCGCGAGACATCATAGTTTTATATCAAATCGCCAATGGATTGCATTACATCCACTCACGAAATTTAGTTCATCGCGACGTCAAACCGACCAACATTCTCATCTCAATGTCGACACCCGTCCAAATCAAATTGCCCGATTTCGGATATGTCAAGAAAATTAGTCCTCAGGGGACATTTACACAGCAGAGTGGATTGAAAGGGATTCTGAATTGGATGACGCCCGAAATTTTGGAGCTTATGGACGACATTATCACTGAATATCCGCACGGAGAAATCCAAAGCGACACATTCGCTTCCGGCTGcgtctttttctacttcctgACAGGCGGTAAACATCCCTTTGGCAGCAATTCTTTTAGAATTTCGATGAACATCTTAAGTAACAATCCCATAGAGTTTAACAAACACATTCAAAGTAAATATTTTACTTGTATTGCATCATGCTGA